Proteins encoded by one window of Lacipirellulaceae bacterium:
- a CDS encoding NAD-dependent epimerase/dehydratase family protein, translating into MASCLVTGATGFVGRNLVEHLLQRGWAVRCSVRPSSDVTQLETLGVELVTSSLESGEGLKEAVAQVDHVFHVAGRTNALKAKELEDTNVRGVERLVEVCARQQSPPSFLLVSSLAAGGPGTFQRPRKEADPDEPVSEYGRSKLAGEQAAAQFASELPLSIIRPPIIFGPGDRAGLSLYNSIRTMRIHPRPGFREFPVSLVHVSDLCEAMIQVAERGQRVGANGQVDRQAGTYYVAAERALSYADFGKMAGAAAGWSAFVLPLPPAAFWIAGGIGEVVGRARRRACLLNFDKIREALSKGWVCSDRKIRDELGYQQAAPLEDRFAETVLWYREHGWL; encoded by the coding sequence ATGGCAAGCTGCTTAGTAACCGGTGCGACAGGGTTTGTGGGGAGGAACCTCGTTGAACATTTGCTTCAGCGGGGATGGGCTGTGCGCTGTTCCGTGCGACCGAGTTCGGATGTTACTCAGCTTGAAACCCTTGGTGTCGAACTTGTCACCTCCTCTTTGGAATCTGGGGAAGGGCTAAAAGAAGCAGTTGCTCAGGTCGATCATGTCTTTCATGTTGCTGGTCGAACGAATGCACTGAAAGCGAAAGAGCTTGAGGATACCAATGTCAGAGGCGTTGAGCGGCTTGTCGAGGTCTGTGCTCGACAACAGTCACCGCCGTCTTTTCTGTTAGTGAGTTCGCTTGCGGCAGGAGGACCGGGAACATTTCAGCGACCACGCAAAGAAGCGGATCCGGACGAACCCGTCTCAGAGTATGGTCGAAGTAAGTTGGCTGGGGAGCAGGCCGCTGCTCAGTTTGCTAGCGAGTTGCCTCTTTCGATTATTCGACCTCCTATCATTTTCGGACCCGGTGATCGGGCCGGACTGAGTCTCTACAACTCGATTCGCACAATGCGGATTCACCCTCGTCCTGGATTTCGAGAATTTCCGGTCTCACTGGTTCATGTGAGCGATCTTTGCGAAGCCATGATTCAAGTCGCAGAGCGGGGACAACGGGTGGGCGCGAATGGTCAGGTTGATCGTCAGGCGGGAACCTACTACGTAGCGGCTGAGCGAGCACTCTCTTACGCGGACTTCGGTAAAATGGCGGGTGCCGCTGCTGGCTGGTCGGCGTTCGTGTTGCCGTTGCCGCCCGCTGCATTTTGGATTGCGGGCGGGATCGGAGAGGTCGTCGGGCGTGCCCGTCGCAGGGCGTGCCTCTTGAATTTCGACAAGATTCGCGAGGCCCTTTCCAAAGGGTGGGTTTGTAGCGACCGAAAAATTCGTGACGAACTCGGATACCAGCAGGCCGCGCCGTTGGAAGACCGATTTGCTGAGACAGTCTTGTGGTATCGGGAACATGGTTGGTTATAG